The proteins below are encoded in one region of Penicillium psychrofluorescens genome assembly, chromosome: 4:
- a CDS encoding uncharacterized protein (ID:PFLUO_006949-T1.cds;~source:funannotate), whose amino-acid sequence MAPKVEIAIPNTTLSPTSPPHTVYNITVRLPLRSFTVSKRYSDFAAFHSTLVNQTNAAPPVALPSKSWFSNTVKNEQFREERRHGLEQYLKAINEASDGRWRTSPAWRAFLNLPSAAAASSNGTSNTSTRLHAAITDPGNADNASITDPTLWLDYYRDMKGHLHEARLQLSRRDQETTPQKQHESSAQAKSSLVRAGTMLSALDDGLKNLGRSGSFEGLGDGELRRRKDLIINARKEKDGMDDLLQAMATKSRLDHAVASVKDKDTLLRAQQNGSDAGGRRTPRSGRVLGKETERTRELDNEGVLLLQRQTMQDQDTSVEELMKIVARQKELGVAIHEELEVQNEMLRMADEDAERLQAKLDVGKKRVQKIS is encoded by the exons atggcgccCAAAGTTGAGATTGCTATTCCAAACACCACACTATCACCCACATCCCCACCCCACACTGTCTACAACATTACCGTGCGCCTTCCGCTCCGCTCCTTCACCGTCTCCAAGCGCTACTCCGACTTCGCCGCCTTCCACTCCACGCTAGTCAACCAGACAAATGCCGCGCCGCCAGTGGCTCTCCCATCAAAATCCTGGTTCTCGAACACAGTGAAAAACGAGCAGTTCCGAGAAGAACGCCGCCATGGCCTGGAACAATACCTCAAGGCGATCAACGAGGCCTCCGACGGCCGCTGGCGCACGTCGCCCGCGTGGCGCGCCTTCTTAAACCTACCCAGCGCGGCAGCGGCCTCGAGCAACGGTACTTCCAATACTTCTACCCGGCTGCATGCAGCCATCACGGACCCGGGCAATGCGGACAACGCATCGATCACAGACCCAACGCTCTGGCTAGACTACTACCGCGACATGAAGGGCCACCTCCACGAAGCCCGGCTGCAGCTCTcccgccgagaccaagagACCACCCCCCAGAAGCAACACGAGAGCTCTGCACAAGCGAAGAGTAGTCTCGTGCGAGCAGGCACGATGCTCTCCGCGCTAGACGACGGACTTAAGAATCTCGGCCGCAGCGGGTCTTTTGAGGGCTTAGGCGACGGCGAGCTGCGCCGGCGCAAGGACCTGATCATCAACGCGCGCAAGGAGAAAGATGGTATGGACGATCTGCTGCAGGCGATGGCTACCAAGAGCCGCCTCGACCATGCCGTTGCTTCCGTGAAAGACAAGGATACTTTGCTTCGTGCGCAGCAGAATGGAAGTGATGCCGGCGGCCGTAGGACTCCGCGCTCGGGTCGTGTTCTTGGAAAGGAGACAGAGCGCACGCGCGAGCTCGATAACGAAGGGGTTTTGTTGTTGCAGCGCCAGACGATGCAAGATCAGGATACTAGTGTGGAGGAGTTGATGAAGATTGTGGCGAGGCAGAAGGAGCTCGGTGTTGCTATTCATGAGGAATTGGAGGTGCAGAATGAgatgttgaggatggcgGATGAGGATGCTGAGAG ATTGCAAGCCAAGCTCGATGTTGGCAAGAAGCGGGTCCAGAAGATCTCTTGA